The proteins below are encoded in one region of Hordeum vulgare subsp. vulgare chromosome 3H, MorexV3_pseudomolecules_assembly, whole genome shotgun sequence:
- the LOC123440800 gene encoding uclacyanin-3-like, with protein sequence MAAAAACLSIRLWALVVVLVFFSPTSSVASSRKRYKVGGREGWRVPPPQDKEMFYVKWSSAVNFFVGDSLEFVYKNDSVIKVSKAGYFHCNETVGIGSGTVPRDGNTLFPLDMPGFVYFASADLGHCKDGQKLIIHVLAGEPPEPATPSSSAQTPPAPSGLSSFSPAPGPAQSIGYSSAGGGPFVASLGHAIALAAALVLACSI encoded by the exons atggcggcggcggcagcgtgcCTGTCGATTCGTCTCTGGGCGCTCGTCGTCGTGCTCGTCTTCTTCTCCCCGACGTCGTCCGTGGCGTCGTCGAGGAAGCGGTACAAGGTTGGCGGCCGTGAAGGGTGGCGCGTGCCCCCGCCGCAGGACAAGGAGATGTTCTACGTCAAGTGGTCGTCCGCCGTAAACTTCTTCGTCGGGGACTCCCTTG agtTCGTGTACAAGAATGACTCGGTGATCAAGGTGAGCAAGGCTGGATACTTTCACTGCAACGAGACGGTGGGCATCGGCAGCGGCACCGTGCCGAGGGACGGCAACACGCTCTTCCCCCTCGACATGCCAGGCTTCGTCTACTTCGCCAGCGCTGACCTCGGACACTGCAAAGACGGTCAGAAGCTCATAATTCACGTCCTCGCCGGCGAGCCACCGGAGCCGGCAACACCGTCATCGTCGGCACAAACCCCGCCGGCACCTTCAGGATTGTCGTCCTTCTCTCCGGCTCCAGGGCCGGCCCAGTCGATAGGGTATTCATCAGCCGGGGGCGGGCCATTCGTGGCGTCCCTCGGGCACGCCATAGCACTAGCTGCAGCATTGGTCCTGGCCTGCTCTATCTGA